One window from the genome of Microbulbifer pacificus encodes:
- a CDS encoding MarR family winged helix-turn-helix transcriptional regulator — MDKIEEVLTTLRRLIRATDLHSRQLVKTAGLTAPQLLLMQAIREHGQVTIGALAKEISLSQATVTTILDRLEKRGLVYRERSEEDKRKVHAYLTEKGMEIIRDAPTPLQDHFVKQFRDLREWEQSMIISALQRVALMMDAEHIDASPVLDVGDLDRKDERNLPEEDDPGHSSSF, encoded by the coding sequence ATGGACAAGATCGAAGAAGTACTGACCACACTCCGCCGCCTGATCCGCGCCACCGACCTGCACTCGCGGCAGCTGGTAAAGACCGCCGGCCTCACCGCACCGCAATTGCTGCTAATGCAGGCAATCCGAGAGCACGGCCAGGTCACCATCGGCGCGCTCGCCAAGGAAATCAGCCTCAGCCAGGCCACCGTTACCACCATTCTCGACCGCCTGGAAAAGCGCGGTCTGGTGTACCGTGAGCGCTCCGAAGAAGACAAGCGCAAGGTGCACGCCTATCTGACAGAAAAAGGTATGGAGATCATCCGCGATGCCCCTACGCCACTGCAGGACCACTTCGTCAAACAGTTCCGTGATCTGCGTGAATGGGAACAGTCGATGATCATCTCTGCTCTGCAGCGGGTGGCACTGATGATGGACGCCGAGCATATCGATGCTTCACCAGTTCTGGATGTGGGCGACTTGGACCGCAAAGATGAGCGCAACCTGCCCGAAGAAGACGACCCCGGTCACAGCAGCAGCTTCTGA
- a CDS encoding FHA domain-containing protein — protein sequence MACLQHPDRDQPVFLMAHHTIGRRQGVADTRITLPEISGIHAAIQWTGSHWIIRDLSRNGTWVNGQQLIPAKNQQLHIGDGITFGRATNPVWKVENLDAPENLLIDIHSGDAISLESYHLLPDEHDPIASLHFNPINGVWIYEMLDGSGNSSTARVVRHGYRIDCARHSWELFLGNSQSTTTELSFKNLCVSDFRLRFSVSHHEEHIQLQLTRDDMRLDLPARTHNYLLLYLARARIRDIQRGIDHADQGWVSADLATRELGITVNHLNTQIFRARKQIADSLPDAIDTSRLVERRSYEMRLGCYLLDIFKGSQKEELEASTGEYAIPEVAPA from the coding sequence ATGGCTTGCTTGCAACATCCTGACCGGGATCAACCCGTTTTTCTGATGGCGCACCACACCATCGGCCGCCGCCAGGGGGTTGCCGATACACGCATCACCCTGCCGGAGATTTCCGGTATTCACGCGGCCATCCAGTGGACCGGAAGCCACTGGATCATTCGCGATCTCAGCCGCAACGGCACCTGGGTCAACGGCCAGCAGTTGATCCCCGCCAAAAACCAGCAGTTACATATTGGTGACGGGATCACCTTCGGTCGCGCCACCAACCCGGTGTGGAAAGTGGAAAACCTCGACGCGCCGGAAAATCTGCTCATCGACATTCACAGCGGCGACGCCATCTCACTTGAGTCCTATCACCTGCTGCCGGACGAACACGACCCCATCGCCAGTCTGCATTTCAATCCGATCAATGGAGTGTGGATCTACGAGATGCTCGATGGTTCGGGAAACAGCAGCACCGCCAGAGTCGTCCGGCACGGCTACCGCATCGACTGCGCGCGCCACAGCTGGGAGCTGTTTCTCGGCAATAGCCAGAGCACTACGACCGAGCTCTCCTTCAAAAATCTTTGCGTATCGGATTTCCGTCTGCGCTTTTCCGTCAGTCATCACGAAGAGCATATTCAACTGCAGCTGACCCGTGACGATATGCGTCTCGACCTGCCCGCACGCACCCACAACTACCTGCTGCTGTACCTGGCGCGCGCGCGTATTCGCGATATCCAGCGCGGGATCGATCACGCCGACCAGGGTTGGGTATCCGCCGACCTCGCCACCCGCGAGCTGGGCATAACCGTGAACCACCTGAATACGCAGATTTTCCGTGCGCGCAAACAGATCGCCGACAGCCTGCCAGACGCCATCGATACCTCGCGTCTTGTGGAACGCCGCTCCTATGAGATGCGCCTGGGCTGTTACCTGCTGGATATTTTCAAGGGTTCACAGAAAGAAGAGCTGGAAGCCAGCACCGGGGAATATGCCATACCGGAGGTTGCGCCCGCTTGA